CATCCGGCTGCTCAACTGGCTGGCGGGGCTGGTGCTCAAGGCCTTTGGCCTGCACTCCGCCAGCGAGACGCACGAGGCCACCAACGAGGACGAGCTGCGCGTCATCCTGCACAGCTCCGCGCAGGCCGGCGCCATCACCACGGCGCGGGCGGAGCTGTTGGAGCGTGCGCTGGAGATGGCGCAGAAGACGGCGCGGCAGGTGATGGTCCCGCGCAACCAGATGCGCTACCTGGACGTGGAGGAGGCGCTGGACCGGAACGTCATCGACGCGCGGGCGTCCGGGCACACGTGGCTGCCGGTGTGCCGGGGCAACCTCGACGAGGTCGAGGGCGTGGTGAACGTGAAGGACCTGTTCTTCCTCCTGTCGCGCGGCGAGCTGCGCAGCCTGTCGCAGGTGCAGCGCCCGGTGCTCTTCATCCCGGAGAACGCGACGCTGGAGCAGCTCTTGGCGGAGTTCCGCCGCCGGCGCCGGCAGATCGCCATGGTGGTGGACGAGCACGGCGGCACGTCCGGGCTCGTCACCATCGCGGACGTGGTGGCGGAGGTGGTGGGCGACGTGGCGGAGCTGGGCCGGCGCGTGGAGGAGGTACGGGCGCTGCCCGGAGGCCGCTTCGAACTGCCCGGCACCGCGCAGCTGGACGACCTGGAGGCCCAGCTGGACGTCACCTTCGACCTGAGCGACGACGAGAAGGGCGAGGTGACCACCATCGCCGGCTACCTGATGACGAAGCTGGGCCGGGTGCCGGAGAAGGGTGACAGCCTCAAGCTCGACATGTGGCGCATCCTCGTGGAGGAGGTGGACGGCCCCCGCGTGGTGCGCGTCACGGTGGAGCCGCAGTCGCGGCCCACGGCGCTGCCCAAGGACGGCAGCCGCTCCGCGGAGCCGCCCGTGCCCTCCGGCGAGACGGGGTGAAGGCCCGGGTCCTGTTGGCAAGAGGGGTCGAGGAGGTCCGGCTGTTCCCACGGCATGGGCCGCGAAGGCCTGACAGACGCGAGTAGGAGCGGCTCGCTCCCTTGCTGCCGTTACCCGCGCATCTCCTGCTTGCCTGACGGGGTGCGGCCGCTCGCGCAACGCAGGAGCGGCCCGTCGTCCGCACCGCGCGCGGCTCGCCCCCTGTGACGGGAGAGGGGACATTCGCGGGGGGCCTTCCCCCCGCCGAT
This DNA window, taken from Corallococcus coralloides DSM 2259, encodes the following:
- a CDS encoding hemolysin family protein produces the protein MEWVFLGLALLLVVANGFFVATEFAIVKIRATRLQSLVDEGTPGAATALKMVSELDAYLSATQFGITLASLGLGWLGEPAFEHLLHPVVEKVLPEAMAAKYGSTAAGIIGFSIITFLHIVMGELAPKSVAIQRAEQTTLAVALPMRAFYFLFYPAIRLLNWLAGLVLKAFGLHSASETHEATNEDELRVILHSSAQAGAITTARAELLERALEMAQKTARQVMVPRNQMRYLDVEEALDRNVIDARASGHTWLPVCRGNLDEVEGVVNVKDLFFLLSRGELRSLSQVQRPVLFIPENATLEQLLAEFRRRRRQIAMVVDEHGGTSGLVTIADVVAEVVGDVAELGRRVEEVRALPGGRFELPGTAQLDDLEAQLDVTFDLSDDEKGEVTTIAGYLMTKLGRVPEKGDSLKLDMWRILVEEVDGPRVVRVTVEPQSRPTALPKDGSRSAEPPVPSGETG